A window from Embleya scabrispora encodes these proteins:
- a CDS encoding enoyl-CoA hydratase-related protein, producing MSAGVIEPTLRVARDGAITTLTIDRPGKLNALDYATIDALAAALDAVEADDTQRAVVLTGAGERAFSAGADITDLAGSIAGGGDRALREIVRRGQGLTRRIEEFPKPIIAAVNGLAYGGGCEVAEAAPLALAAAHATFAKPEIGLGFPPPFGGSQRLPRHIGRKRGLEMILTGDPIGATRAAQLGLVNRVVPAADLLDEANALAERIIRHSASAVHACLAAVTRGIGLPIDEGLAVEASWFAVTVPTEGVANGLARFRDRRRP from the coding sequence ATGAGCGCCGGCGTCATCGAGCCGACCCTGCGCGTGGCCCGCGACGGCGCGATCACCACGTTGACCATCGACCGCCCGGGCAAGCTCAACGCGCTCGACTACGCCACCATCGACGCGCTCGCCGCCGCCCTGGACGCGGTGGAGGCCGACGACACGCAGCGGGCCGTCGTCCTGACCGGCGCCGGCGAGCGGGCGTTCAGCGCCGGCGCCGACATCACCGACCTCGCGGGCAGCATCGCCGGCGGCGGAGATCGGGCGCTGCGCGAGATCGTCCGCCGGGGTCAGGGGCTGACCCGGCGCATCGAGGAGTTCCCCAAGCCGATCATCGCGGCGGTCAACGGCCTTGCCTACGGCGGAGGTTGCGAGGTCGCCGAGGCCGCGCCACTGGCCCTGGCGGCGGCGCACGCCACCTTCGCCAAGCCGGAGATCGGCCTCGGTTTCCCGCCGCCGTTCGGCGGTTCGCAGCGGCTGCCCCGACACATCGGCCGCAAGCGCGGCTTGGAGATGATCCTGACCGGCGACCCGATCGGCGCGACCCGTGCCGCTCAACTCGGCCTGGTCAACCGGGTGGTGCCGGCCGCCGACCTGCTCGACGAGGCGAACGCCCTGGCCGAGCGGATCATCCGCCACTCGGCAAGCGCGGTACACGCGTGCCTGGCGGCGGTCACCCGGGGAATCGGCCTGCCGATCGACGAGGGTTTGGCGGTCGAGGCCTCCTGGTTCGCGGTGACCGTGCCGACGGAGGGCGTCGCGAACGGCCTGGCCCGCTTCCGCGACCGCCGCCGCCCGTGA
- a CDS encoding SCO6745 family protein, with amino-acid sequence MSPTPTLARRFWEAIEPVHAVAYFAPEPAEAARALGLIGWWMGYFAGRLAPLGPVRAPEASALCFAFAPARVARALPDAWAYTTPEKVLDTRLGAVETALSRVLPPVGTRHLEQLTDLLETAVEDCGHEGRALAAAWSGVPRPDGVLGRLWLASTVLREHRGDGHVIAVAHAGLTGLEAGLTHAATGNVPRELLQSTRGWTDAQWETARRRLVAKGLLDRDSRLTRSGGTLRRDLEHATDRLAADPVTRLGAAGVEEAIRLATPLARHLVDRGVIPVPNPIGAPRP; translated from the coding sequence TTGTCCCCCACCCCCACCCTTGCCCGGCGGTTCTGGGAGGCGATCGAACCCGTGCACGCGGTCGCCTACTTCGCACCCGAACCGGCGGAGGCGGCCCGTGCGCTCGGCCTGATCGGCTGGTGGATGGGCTACTTCGCGGGTCGCCTGGCCCCGCTCGGCCCGGTCCGCGCCCCCGAGGCGAGCGCGCTGTGCTTCGCGTTCGCGCCCGCCCGCGTGGCCCGCGCACTGCCCGACGCGTGGGCGTACACGACGCCCGAGAAGGTGCTGGACACCCGGCTCGGCGCGGTGGAGACGGCACTGTCCCGGGTGTTGCCGCCGGTGGGCACGCGGCACCTGGAACAGCTGACCGACCTCCTGGAGACCGCCGTCGAGGACTGCGGCCACGAGGGTCGGGCGCTGGCCGCCGCGTGGTCGGGCGTACCGCGTCCCGACGGCGTGCTCGGCCGGTTGTGGCTGGCGAGCACCGTGCTGCGCGAACACCGCGGCGACGGCCACGTGATCGCGGTCGCGCACGCCGGCCTCACCGGCCTCGAAGCCGGCCTCACCCACGCCGCCACCGGCAACGTCCCGCGCGAACTGCTGCAGAGCACCCGGGGCTGGACCGACGCGCAATGGGAGACGGCCCGGCGGCGCCTGGTCGCCAAGGGCCTGCTCGACCGCGACTCCCGACTCACCCGAAGCGGCGGCACCCTGCGCCGCGACCTCGAACACGCCACCGACCGCCTGGCCGCCGACCCGGTCACCCGGCTCGGCGCGGCCGGCGTCGAGGAGGCGATCCGACTGGCCACGCCGCTGGCCCGACACCTGGTGGACCGCGGCGTGATCCCCGTACCCAACCCGATCGGAGCACCCCGCCCATGA
- a CDS encoding PLP-dependent aminotransferase family protein: MDQDSEWWVRIALDDWRSRAGPRHRRITEALAEAIERGVAGTGARLPAERPLADALGVGRGTVVRAYETLADAGLVSRRQGAGTFVERRPGWSRPAVAAPVRRLVAGDEVVDLSRSVPAGTGHLPPVDDTIALSGRNGHGRHPGGLPELREALAAHVTAHLDLPTTAEQVIVTAGARHAQSLTIAALVSPGRPVLTGCPTTPGLAASVTTAGGRPIGIGVDSFGLDVSAVERAAARLHAPLILVASAAHDPTGAPLSAPRRRALLAVARTRNAILLENLSEAALDLPEPSDGLPTHPDGLPTSRDDRLAPLAAADDAVIAVGSMSKMFWAGLGVGWLRVPDALRGYLAQTAAAAAAAPSVPAQVVAARLLRAADAGWQEGLRRTLAERRDLLLALLAEQLPAWRVTAPRAGLSMWAELPVADSTTFVHLAARYGVLVAPGAAACVDGRHHHGVRLSFAESADTLRTAVDRLTAAWEEHTRRLAAGR; the protein is encoded by the coding sequence ATGGACCAGGATTCCGAATGGTGGGTACGGATCGCCCTCGACGACTGGCGCTCCCGTGCCGGACCACGCCACCGGCGGATCACCGAGGCGCTGGCGGAGGCGATCGAGCGCGGCGTCGCCGGCACCGGCGCCCGGTTGCCCGCCGAACGCCCGCTCGCGGACGCCCTCGGGGTCGGCCGCGGCACCGTGGTGCGTGCCTACGAGACGCTGGCCGACGCGGGCCTGGTGTCCCGTCGCCAGGGCGCCGGCACCTTCGTCGAGCGCCGGCCCGGATGGAGCCGGCCCGCCGTCGCCGCGCCGGTCCGCCGCCTGGTGGCCGGCGACGAGGTGGTGGATCTGTCCCGGTCAGTGCCGGCCGGTACCGGCCACCTGCCGCCGGTGGACGACACGATCGCGCTGTCGGGTCGGAACGGTCACGGACGGCACCCCGGCGGCCTGCCCGAGTTGCGCGAGGCCCTGGCCGCGCACGTGACCGCGCACCTGGACCTGCCGACCACCGCCGAGCAGGTGATCGTGACCGCCGGCGCCCGGCACGCGCAGTCCCTGACGATCGCGGCGCTGGTCTCGCCCGGCCGCCCCGTGCTCACCGGCTGCCCGACCACGCCCGGCCTCGCGGCCTCCGTCACCACCGCCGGGGGCCGCCCGATCGGCATCGGCGTGGACTCGTTCGGCCTGGACGTGTCCGCCGTCGAACGAGCCGCCGCGCGCCTGCACGCACCGCTGATCCTGGTCGCCTCCGCCGCCCACGACCCGACCGGCGCCCCGCTGTCCGCGCCCCGCCGCCGAGCCCTGCTCGCGGTGGCCCGCACGAGGAACGCGATCCTGCTCGAAAACCTCTCCGAAGCCGCCCTGGACCTCCCCGAGCCGTCCGACGGCCTCCCCACACACCCCGACGGCCTCCCCACATCCCGCGACGACCGCCTCGCGCCCCTTGCCGCCGCCGATGACGCGGTGATCGCCGTCGGGTCGATGTCGAAGATGTTCTGGGCCGGGTTGGGGGTCGGGTGGCTTCGGGTGCCGGACGCGCTTCGGGGCTACCTCGCGCAGACCGCCGCGGCCGCCGCCGCGGCGCCGAGTGTGCCCGCGCAGGTGGTGGCCGCCCGGCTTTTGCGCGCCGCCGATGCCGGCTGGCAGGAGGGGCTGCGCCGGACCCTGGCCGAGCGCCGCGACCTGCTGCTCGCCCTGCTGGCCGAGCAGTTGCCCGCCTGGCGGGTGACCGCGCCGCGCGCCGGCCTGTCGATGTGGGCCGAGTTGCCGGTCGCCGACAGTACGACCTTCGTCCATCTGGCCGCGCGCTACGGCGTCCTGGTCGCCCCCGGCGCCGCCGCGTGTGTGGACGGTCGCCATCACCACGGCGTACGGCTGTCCTTCGCCGAGTCGGCCGACACCCTGCGAACCGCCGTCGACCGGCTGACCGCCGCGTGGGAGGAACACACCCGCCGACTGGCGGCCGGCCGCTGA
- a CDS encoding TetR/AcrR family transcriptional regulator, giving the protein MGSTLTDRVTVVDVVEDRGPKLRADARRNRERIIAAAREMYVEHGAEVPFDEVARRAGVGNATLYRHFADRGELAHRVILSVLERITEHGERAAAEEPQAFTALRRFAHAATEERIGALCTLMSDTVDKAHPELIAARNRMEDLVESLMARSRAEGLLRGDIGSGDLLVAITQLTRPLPGMGGCGANDAFAHRHLDVLLDGLRVADPTPLSGAVVTIRDLEHLKKEGEARPTRS; this is encoded by the coding sequence ATGGGCAGCACGCTCACCGACCGCGTCACCGTCGTCGACGTCGTCGAGGATCGGGGTCCGAAGCTTCGTGCCGATGCCCGACGCAATCGCGAGCGGATCATCGCCGCGGCCCGCGAGATGTACGTCGAACACGGCGCCGAGGTGCCCTTCGACGAGGTCGCGCGGCGCGCGGGTGTCGGCAACGCGACCCTGTACCGCCACTTCGCCGACCGCGGCGAACTCGCCCACCGGGTGATCCTCTCCGTCCTGGAGCGCATCACCGAGCACGGCGAGCGCGCCGCGGCCGAGGAGCCGCAGGCCTTCACGGCCCTGCGACGCTTCGCGCACGCCGCGACGGAGGAGCGGATCGGGGCGCTGTGCACGCTGATGTCCGACACCGTGGACAAGGCGCACCCCGAGCTGATCGCGGCCCGGAACCGCATGGAGGACCTGGTCGAGTCGTTGATGGCACGCTCTCGCGCCGAGGGCCTGCTGCGCGGCGACATCGGCTCGGGTGACCTGCTGGTCGCGATCACCCAACTCACCCGACCGCTGCCCGGGATGGGCGGCTGCGGGGCGAACGACGCCTTCGCACACCGGCACCTCGACGTGCTGCTCGACGGCCTGCGCGTGGCGGATCCCACTCCGCTGTCCGGCGCCGTCGTGACGATCCGAGACCTGGAACACCTGAAGAAGGAGGGCGAGGCCCGGCCGACCCGGTCCTGA
- a CDS encoding MFS transporter, whose product MSQTAPAVSAAPDSRRWKALIFIAIAQLMVVLDGTIVNIALPSAQTDLGISDGNKQWVITAYALAFGGLLLFGGRIADLWGRRRTFIVGLIGFAAASALGGIAQNTGLLLGARALQGVFGALLAPSALSLLAVMFTDAKERAKAFGIFGAIAGGGGAVGLILGGVLTEYMNWRWTFFVNIPFAVIAATGAVMVVREPAGARNRSPLDIPGVLLSSLGLGTLVYAFTRAESHGWAAGSTIGLFVAAAVLLLAFVAVEARVKAPLLPLRVLAERNRAGIYLSLGLAIIAMFGMFLFLTYYLQIVKGFSPVKTGLAFLPMIAGMITGSTQIGARLMTRVPARFLMGPGFLTAGVGMLMLTQIEVGSSYAGLILPAQILLGLGMGTAFMPAMSLATYGVQPRDAGVASAMVNTSQQVGGAIGTALLNTIAASATTSYVASHAVGSGGLDQLKMQAMVHGYATAIWWAVGILALASTIAFTFITVGHGDSKPVASGGKDGEADADVDELAVPVLVH is encoded by the coding sequence ATGTCTCAAACCGCTCCGGCCGTGTCCGCCGCCCCCGATTCCAGGCGCTGGAAAGCGCTCATCTTCATCGCCATCGCCCAGCTGATGGTCGTCCTCGACGGCACCATCGTGAACATCGCGCTGCCGTCCGCCCAGACCGATCTGGGCATCTCCGACGGCAACAAGCAATGGGTGATCACCGCGTACGCCCTCGCCTTCGGCGGTCTGCTGCTGTTCGGCGGCCGGATCGCCGACCTGTGGGGTCGGCGTCGCACCTTCATCGTCGGCCTGATCGGGTTCGCCGCGGCCTCCGCGCTGGGCGGCATAGCCCAGAACACCGGTCTGCTCCTCGGCGCCCGCGCGCTCCAGGGTGTCTTCGGCGCGCTGCTCGCCCCGTCCGCACTGTCCCTGCTCGCGGTGATGTTCACCGACGCCAAGGAACGTGCCAAGGCGTTCGGCATCTTCGGCGCGATCGCCGGTGGTGGCGGCGCGGTCGGCCTGATCCTGGGCGGCGTGCTCACCGAGTACATGAACTGGCGCTGGACGTTCTTCGTCAACATCCCGTTCGCCGTGATCGCCGCGACCGGTGCGGTCATGGTCGTCCGCGAGCCCGCCGGCGCCCGCAACCGTTCGCCGCTGGACATCCCCGGCGTGCTGCTGTCCTCGCTCGGACTGGGCACCCTGGTGTACGCCTTCACCCGGGCCGAAAGCCACGGCTGGGCCGCGGGCAGCACGATCGGCCTGTTCGTCGCCGCCGCGGTGCTGCTCCTGGCGTTCGTCGCGGTGGAGGCGCGGGTCAAGGCCCCGCTGCTGCCGCTGCGGGTGCTCGCCGAGCGCAACCGGGCCGGCATCTACCTCTCGCTCGGCCTCGCGATCATCGCGATGTTCGGCATGTTCCTGTTCCTCACCTACTACCTCCAGATCGTCAAGGGCTTCTCGCCGGTCAAGACCGGCCTGGCGTTCCTGCCGATGATCGCGGGCATGATCACCGGCTCCACCCAGATCGGCGCGCGGCTGATGACCCGGGTGCCGGCCCGATTCCTGATGGGTCCGGGCTTCCTGACGGCGGGCGTCGGCATGCTGATGCTGACGCAGATCGAGGTCGGCAGCTCCTACGCGGGGCTGATCCTGCCCGCGCAGATCCTGCTCGGCCTGGGCATGGGCACCGCGTTCATGCCGGCGATGAGCCTGGCCACCTACGGTGTGCAGCCTCGGGACGCGGGCGTCGCCTCGGCGATGGTCAACACCTCGCAGCAGGTCGGCGGCGCGATCGGCACGGCGCTGCTGAACACCATCGCGGCGAGCGCGACCACGTCCTACGTGGCCTCGCACGCGGTCGGCTCCGGCGGCCTGGACCAGCTGAAGATGCAGGCCATGGTGCACGGCTACGCCACCGCCATCTGGTGGGCGGTCGGAATCCTGGCGCTGGCGTCGACGATCGCGTTCACGTTCATCACCGTCGGGCACGGCGACAGCAAGCCGGTCGCGTCGGGCGGCAAGGACGGGGAAGCGGACGCGGACGTCGACGAACTCGCGGTGCCGGTGCTGGTGCACTGA
- a CDS encoding ABC transporter ATP-binding protein, with protein MFGRGKRGDRRARTGPVVPPRPDHDTFGAPSNPLHTPRTHHTSAVRLEGVAKAYGRGAEAVHALRGVDLDIPRGTFTAVMGPSGSGKSTFLHCAAGLDKPDAGRVLLGADDLTAMNENQLTRLRRTRLGFVFQAFNLLPSLTVEKNVLLPLRLAGQRPERGRAAEVLGMVGLHEHAGRRPAQLSGGQQQRVAIARALVTRPDVLFADEPTGALDTTTAAEVLALLRRAVDDTGATVVMVTHDPVAASYADRVVFLAEGNLAGHLHAPTPEAVAARMVGLSQPARAQGRAA; from the coding sequence ATGTTCGGGCGAGGCAAGCGAGGCGACCGGCGGGCGCGGACGGGACCCGTCGTACCTCCCCGCCCGGATCACGACACGTTCGGCGCGCCGTCGAACCCGTTGCACACCCCCCGCACCCACCACACCTCCGCCGTCCGGCTCGAAGGGGTCGCCAAGGCCTACGGGCGCGGTGCCGAAGCGGTGCACGCACTGCGCGGGGTCGACCTCGACATCCCCCGGGGCACCTTCACCGCGGTCATGGGCCCCTCCGGATCCGGCAAGAGCACCTTCCTGCACTGCGCCGCCGGCCTCGACAAGCCCGACGCGGGGCGGGTCCTGCTGGGGGCCGACGACCTCACCGCGATGAACGAGAACCAGCTCACCCGGCTGCGCCGGACCCGGCTCGGCTTCGTGTTCCAGGCGTTCAACCTGCTGCCCTCGCTGACCGTGGAGAAGAACGTCCTGCTCCCGCTGCGGCTCGCGGGGCAGCGGCCGGAACGCGGCCGGGCCGCCGAGGTGTTGGGCATGGTCGGACTGCACGAGCACGCCGGCCGCCGGCCCGCGCAGTTGTCCGGTGGTCAGCAGCAGCGGGTGGCGATCGCCCGTGCCCTGGTCACCCGGCCCGACGTGCTGTTCGCGGACGAGCCGACCGGCGCGCTGGACACCACCACCGCCGCCGAGGTGCTGGCGCTGCTGCGCCGGGCCGTCGACGACACCGGGGCCACCGTCGTGATGGTCACCCACGACCCGGTCGCCGCCTCCTACGCGGACCGGGTGGTCTTCCTGGCCGAGGGCAACCTCGCCGGCCACCTCCACGCGCCCACCCCCGAGGCGGTCGCGGCCCGGATGGTCGGCCTGTCCCAGCCCGCCCGCGCCCAGGGGCGGGCCGCCTGA
- a CDS encoding FtsX-like permease family protein, which produces MGRPNGLARTSVRFRPASFAGSFVALLFAAMLVTMCGIFLESGIRAHVPAGRYADTPIVVAGPNSTSKTFGSGEDKENVKVALPERARVDAGLAARIAAVPGVATVLPDLTFPAQTPTAVLDAHPWSAARLAGTPHDGAAPRPGEVVLTTDAAHRIGAGASAGGTVRVTTPAGEVPLRVSAVLPGSGARLYVADTEAARLAGNPDKVTAFGVLLKDHTSTGKVAGELRKALKGTGAEVRTGDGRGEVEHPGLGTTKELLIAVGASFGGIVAAVAVFVVAGSTSLSVAQRRRDFALLRAVGATPWQIRRMIATETAMVSLLAGLIGVFPGTLLAHWWFDTMVGRGMIEDGVTLAVGPVPMLVAVGAGLLSALLAGLMAARASARTKPTEALGEAGVERARVGWVRLVLGLVALAGGGVLSAIAMKATGDQAVGAAGGVIMLFMLGVGLLGPLLAHLFVHASGFLLRLFGAPGRLAFDNARSNSRRLASAITPITLTVAFATTLMFMFAAQDHHSEKQSKAALTADRVIGGPGFPAGTTTEIARVPGVAAVTSVLTTNVVMAGSDDLQKYATQAVGGTDTDLARVLDLGVRSGSTDALRPGAAQPPGGAVAMDRFTADTVKARLGKPIEIRLGDGTRIKPTLVATYDRGLGTAAVTLPRATVEHHVDAALDTRLLVRLADRADPAAVDAALAKVAQAHPDTRVSDRAGYAAERNQDLETNKWTNQVMLVVLAGFATIAAVNTMIVSTAARRRELGLMRMIGSTRSQVRAVVRGEAALVGVIGLALGLTIAMITLVPFGKGAFGESTPYVPIPPLLGISAAALLLAPLSVAPITRRLLRVEPIDAVGAKE; this is translated from the coding sequence ATGGGCCGCCCCAACGGGCTCGCCCGCACCTCCGTACGCTTTCGGCCCGCCTCGTTCGCCGGTTCGTTCGTCGCCCTGCTGTTCGCCGCCATGCTCGTCACGATGTGCGGGATCTTCCTGGAGAGCGGAATCCGCGCCCACGTGCCGGCCGGCCGCTACGCCGACACCCCCATCGTGGTCGCCGGGCCGAACAGCACGAGCAAGACCTTCGGCAGCGGCGAGGACAAGGAGAACGTGAAGGTCGCGCTGCCCGAGCGGGCCCGCGTCGACGCCGGGCTCGCCGCCCGGATCGCGGCCGTGCCCGGTGTCGCCACGGTCCTGCCCGACCTGACCTTCCCCGCCCAGACCCCCACCGCCGTACTCGACGCGCACCCCTGGTCCGCCGCGCGCCTGGCCGGCACCCCGCACGACGGTGCCGCGCCGCGGCCCGGCGAAGTCGTACTGACCACCGACGCCGCGCACCGGATCGGCGCGGGCGCGAGCGCCGGCGGCACGGTCCGGGTGACCACGCCCGCCGGCGAGGTCCCGCTGCGCGTGTCGGCCGTACTCCCCGGCTCCGGCGCCCGGCTCTACGTCGCCGACACCGAGGCCGCGCGCCTGGCGGGCAACCCCGACAAGGTGACCGCGTTCGGTGTACTGCTCAAGGACCACACCTCGACCGGCAAGGTCGCCGGCGAGTTGCGCAAGGCGCTGAAGGGCACCGGCGCCGAGGTCCGCACCGGCGACGGGCGCGGCGAGGTGGAACACCCCGGCCTGGGCACCACCAAGGAACTGCTCATCGCCGTCGGCGCGTCCTTCGGCGGCATCGTCGCCGCGGTCGCCGTGTTCGTCGTGGCCGGCTCCACCTCGCTGTCCGTGGCCCAGCGGCGCCGCGACTTCGCCCTGCTGCGCGCGGTCGGCGCCACCCCCTGGCAGATCCGCCGGATGATCGCCACCGAGACCGCGATGGTCTCCCTGCTCGCCGGCCTGATCGGCGTGTTCCCCGGGACGCTGCTCGCCCACTGGTGGTTCGACACCATGGTCGGCCGCGGCATGATCGAGGACGGCGTCACCCTCGCCGTCGGCCCGGTCCCGATGCTGGTCGCGGTCGGCGCGGGCCTGCTCTCCGCGCTGCTCGCCGGCCTGATGGCGGCGCGTGCCAGTGCGCGGACCAAGCCGACCGAGGCGCTGGGCGAGGCGGGCGTGGAGCGGGCCCGGGTCGGCTGGGTCCGGCTGGTCCTGGGCCTCGTCGCGCTGGCCGGCGGCGGGGTGCTCTCCGCCATCGCCATGAAGGCCACCGGCGACCAGGCCGTCGGCGCCGCGGGCGGCGTGATCATGCTGTTCATGCTCGGCGTCGGACTCCTCGGCCCGCTGCTCGCCCACCTGTTCGTCCACGCGAGCGGATTCCTGCTGCGCCTGTTCGGCGCCCCCGGGCGGCTCGCCTTCGACAACGCCCGCAGCAACTCGCGCCGACTCGCCTCGGCGATCACCCCGATCACCCTCACCGTCGCCTTCGCGACCACGCTGATGTTCATGTTCGCCGCGCAGGACCATCACAGCGAGAAGCAGTCCAAGGCCGCGCTGACCGCCGACCGGGTGATCGGCGGACCCGGATTCCCGGCCGGCACCACCACCGAGATCGCCCGCGTGCCCGGAGTCGCCGCGGTGACCTCCGTACTGACCACCAACGTGGTCATGGCCGGCTCCGACGATTTGCAGAAGTACGCGACCCAGGCCGTCGGCGGCACCGACACCGACCTGGCCCGCGTGCTCGACCTGGGTGTCCGCTCGGGCAGCACCGACGCACTGCGCCCCGGCGCCGCGCAGCCGCCCGGCGGCGCGGTGGCGATGGACCGGTTCACCGCCGACACGGTCAAGGCCCGGCTCGGCAAGCCGATCGAGATCCGCCTCGGCGACGGCACCCGGATCAAGCCGACCCTGGTCGCCACCTACGACCGCGGCCTCGGTACCGCCGCCGTCACCCTCCCGCGCGCCACCGTGGAACACCACGTCGACGCCGCCCTGGACACCCGCCTGCTGGTACGCCTCGCCGACCGGGCCGACCCGGCCGCCGTGGATGCCGCACTCGCCAAGGTCGCGCAGGCCCACCCCGACACCCGGGTCTCCGACCGGGCCGGCTACGCCGCGGAACGCAACCAGGACCTCGAGACCAACAAGTGGACCAACCAGGTGATGCTGGTCGTCCTCGCGGGCTTCGCGACCATCGCCGCGGTCAACACGATGATCGTGTCCACCGCCGCCCGGCGCCGCGAACTCGGCCTGATGCGGATGATCGGCAGCACCCGCTCCCAGGTCCGCGCGGTCGTCCGCGGCGAAGCCGCCCTGGTCGGGGTGATCGGGCTCGCCCTCGGCCTGACCATCGCGATGATCACCCTCGTCCCGTTCGGCAAGGGCGCGTTCGGCGAGAGCACCCCCTACGTCCCGATCCCGCCGCTCCTCGGGATCAGCGCCGCCGCGCTGCTCCTGGCGCCGCTGTCGGTCGCCCCGATCACCCGACGGCTCCTGCGCGTCGAACCCATCGACGCGGTGGGCGCGAAGGAATAG